A section of the Spirosoma pollinicola genome encodes:
- a CDS encoding tetratricopeptide repeat-containing sensor histidine kinase — protein MKLIAKSDNRQSSKGLPEVVLSDRAMHWLLFKYLCNCFVGFYPTPTPPLEIRGGAQAYHFFSPSPYFKGRGWGGVNYRNTYGDFLKRLVPCFGLLAGLVLTGLSSWGQNINRQMVNQYLTQLASNPNDTSRINALIALGKFHVLKYGEVKPDLDSAKGYLNQAKALSTKLHLTSKRHAAETMLVVAHMELRDTTVGNLLFTELINDCKRTNDRNGQADALSRFGACSVFTTKNFPVVLACYAQAASLYHSLGNYEAEIYILREIAAFHTNQGKLDVGNNEFINVLNRYKAIQYPKLHYTYSWLSYINRLKGNYGKALGYSFLCLESMNRTQDTLLAATFYGDVAQIYWELGKQQQAISWYKKALQKWRQEKHADLPMYNVASIIARDMTAHYKAPEAINLLNTLVREIPPINKVQKGCIAQSLANSYKALHQPELAERYYLEAIDWYEKSHQNTEMSQKVQAEVGQFYLEQQDSRKAGLFLEKSLAFIPQKHALSTVKDIHYMLFKVDSAQGKYLSAIHHFRLHKTLNDSLFNETKAKQIAQLEIQYETKENKHNISLLRKESNLQATELKQARTIRNTILICSILLLCLLGLSYNRYRLKQKSNQLLETKQREINQKNQALETLLSAQQQLLTEKEWMLKEIHHRVKNNLQIITSLLHSQGVFLTDQAAQSAIRESQNRVHAMALIHQKLYQSDQLTAIPMAGYVTEIVDYLIQSFDREDTVRKQISLAPIDLDVTLAVPLGLIINEIVTNSLKHAFPFNQSGIIGVDLIKLDSQTYQLTVSDNGIGLPADINPNHSQTLGMSLIWGLSKQLGGRLQINHDDGVQISLTFTEEKIVKEMVGRD, from the coding sequence ATGAAGCTAATCGCGAAGTCTGATAACCGGCAATCGTCAAAAGGCCTACCTGAGGTTGTCTTGTCTGACAGGGCTATGCATTGGCTTCTTTTTAAGTATCTATGCAATTGTTTTGTGGGATTCTACCCCACCCCAACCCCTCCCCTTGAAATAAGGGGAGGGGCTCAGGCTTATCACTTTTTTAGCCCCTCCCCTTATTTCAAGGGGAGGGGTTGGGGTGGGGTGAATTATCGCAATACTTATGGTGACTTTCTCAAGCGCCTTGTGCCGTGCTTCGGGCTGTTGGCTGGCCTTGTATTGACCGGTCTGTCGAGCTGGGGACAGAACATAAACAGACAAATGGTGAATCAATATTTGACGCAGTTGGCGAGTAATCCGAACGACACCAGCCGCATCAATGCCCTGATTGCCTTAGGGAAATTTCATGTGCTCAAGTATGGTGAAGTCAAACCTGATTTGGACAGCGCCAAAGGGTATCTGAATCAGGCGAAGGCACTAAGTACCAAACTTCATTTGACTTCGAAACGCCACGCAGCCGAGACGATGCTGGTGGTTGCTCACATGGAGTTAAGGGATACAACGGTGGGAAATTTACTTTTTACCGAACTCATCAACGACTGTAAACGAACAAACGACAGAAATGGACAAGCCGACGCGCTTTCCAGATTTGGGGCTTGTTCTGTGTTTACGACAAAGAATTTTCCGGTGGTACTGGCTTGCTATGCACAGGCGGCTTCCCTGTATCACTCGCTGGGGAACTACGAGGCCGAAATTTATATCCTTCGCGAAATAGCCGCGTTTCACACCAATCAGGGAAAGCTGGATGTAGGGAATAATGAGTTCATCAATGTGTTGAATCGATACAAGGCCATTCAATATCCAAAGCTCCATTACACCTATAGCTGGCTTTCGTATATCAACCGATTGAAAGGAAATTATGGGAAAGCCCTGGGCTATTCGTTTTTGTGCCTGGAGAGCATGAACCGGACTCAGGACACCCTCCTCGCTGCCACGTTTTATGGTGATGTCGCCCAGATATACTGGGAGTTGGGAAAGCAGCAGCAGGCCATTAGCTGGTACAAAAAAGCACTCCAGAAATGGCGGCAGGAAAAACACGCCGATCTGCCCATGTACAATGTAGCCAGCATTATTGCCCGGGATATGACAGCCCACTATAAAGCACCGGAAGCCATAAACTTGTTGAATACGCTTGTCCGGGAAATTCCGCCAATCAACAAAGTTCAAAAAGGCTGCATCGCACAAAGTCTGGCCAATAGCTACAAAGCCCTGCATCAGCCCGAACTGGCCGAACGCTACTACTTGGAAGCGATTGACTGGTACGAAAAATCGCACCAGAATACGGAGATGTCGCAGAAAGTTCAGGCAGAAGTCGGTCAGTTTTATTTGGAGCAGCAGGATAGTAGAAAGGCCGGTCTCTTCCTGGAAAAATCTCTGGCCTTCATTCCCCAGAAACACGCATTGTCGACGGTGAAAGACATCCATTACATGCTCTTTAAAGTCGATTCAGCTCAGGGGAAATATTTATCCGCCATTCATCATTTCCGACTTCATAAAACATTGAACGATTCGCTTTTCAACGAAACCAAGGCGAAACAGATCGCCCAGTTGGAAATACAATATGAGACGAAAGAAAATAAACATAACATTAGCCTGCTCAGGAAAGAAAGCAACCTTCAGGCCACTGAATTAAAGCAAGCCCGAACGATCCGCAATACGATCCTGATCTGCTCCATTCTGTTACTTTGCCTGCTGGGGTTGAGTTATAATCGATACCGGCTCAAGCAGAAAAGCAATCAACTTCTCGAAACGAAACAACGCGAAATCAATCAAAAAAACCAGGCGCTGGAAACCCTCTTGTCTGCACAGCAACAACTGCTGACGGAGAAAGAATGGATGCTCAAGGAAATCCACCACCGGGTAAAAAATAACCTCCAGATCATCACCAGCCTGCTCCATTCGCAGGGCGTATTTTTGACCGACCAGGCCGCTCAGTCGGCCATTCGGGAAAGCCAGAACCGGGTTCACGCGATGGCGTTGATTCATCAGAAATTGTATCAATCCGACCAACTGACAGCTATTCCCATGGCAGGTTATGTGACGGAAATCGTCGATTACCTGATCCAGTCGTTCGACCGGGAAGATACCGTTCGGAAGCAGATTTCACTGGCTCCCATTGATCTGGATGTGACGTTAGCCGTTCCCCTGGGGCTGATTATCAACGAGATTGTGACTAACTCCCTGAAACATGCCTTTCCATTCAACCAGTCGGGCATTATCGGGGTTGACTTGATAAAACTGGACAGCCAGACCTACCAGCTTACGGTCAGTGATAACGGGATTGGTCTGCCCGCCGATATAAATCCAAACCATAGTCAGACGTTAGGGATGAGCCTGATTTGGGGATTGAGTAAGCAACTGGGTGGCCGTTTGCAAATCAATCATGACGACGGTGTACAAATAAGCCTGACGTTTACGGAAGAGAAAATAGTCAAAGAAATGGTCGGCCGGGACTAG
- a CDS encoding antibiotic biosynthesis monooxygenase family protein, protein MIATTPTPPYYAVIFTSIRTDYNDGYSDMATRMVEMAHLQPGFLGVESARTELGITVSYWESPESIRVWKEKAEHLIAQQIGRERWYESYKIRVCKVERDYGFEL, encoded by the coding sequence ATGATTGCTACAACCCCGACACCTCCTTACTACGCTGTAATCTTTACGTCCATTCGTACAGATTATAATGATGGCTATAGTGATATGGCTACGCGGATGGTTGAGATGGCCCATCTACAACCGGGATTCCTGGGTGTCGAATCAGCCCGAACCGAGCTAGGTATTACCGTATCTTACTGGGAAAGTCCAGAGTCGATTCGTGTGTGGAAAGAAAAAGCCGAACACTTAATTGCCCAGCAGATAGGGCGCGAACGATGGTATGAAAGCTACAAAATTCGTGTCTGCAAAGTAGAACGAGATTACGGGTTTGAGTTGTAA
- a CDS encoding tetratricopeptide repeat-containing sensor histidine kinase, whose protein sequence is MINRMQLISLSVWCLFTLQVQAQLSAPQLDSVRNQLKGSLNDTTRVKLLLELGTFKLDLATQTKTNQDSTVLLFQQALTLSNQLGQQKWKDESLYQLGTYYLRNNKLAKGKAYFTRVIKAYQQAGNKAQESRAWFRMGTGILRIGENYAEILSAFGHALALANQLGDRQQEATIRSAMGDMHSIMGEFNEAEKEYLRVLTIQKAIGDKRIYKTYFSLSNIGFYRGDFNSALSYALKMIKAVETSGNTGELDYAYFRLGNVYFELGQIDKSVEAYRKSLAISKQKGQVIVDVALAKKLSRALLKQGRAQEALHFLTTIDRKNLPLIIDDKMTMAESFGECYAALKQYKRAEAYYLESIAWSKKTASWVALVANMGIGRFYVATSQYAKASPYLQKLLSAPQGQVPANILMEVHLMQFKVDSAAGRYVVAIAQFQQYKALNDSIFNAGKSRQINELEIQYETEKKEQQIQLLTEKEQRQQSELKRAQTTRYGFIAGAILLAGLLGMSYNRYRLKQRSHQLLEAQQQEINLKNDSLRQILTEKDQLLEEKEWMLKEIHHRVKNNLQIISSLLHSQSVFLTDPTAQSAIRESQNRVHAMALIHQKLYQSDRLANVDLSEYIEEIVDYLITSFDRQDTILKQIAVSPVGLDITLAVPLGLLINEAVTNSLKHAFPSEQAGFIAVELTKPDRKTYRLTIRDNGIGLPVDVNPDQSQTLGMSLIRGLSKQLKGTLQIDQNDGVQISLLFMTEQVDHETFINS, encoded by the coding sequence ATGATCAACAGGATGCAGTTAATTAGTCTGAGTGTCTGGTGCCTGTTTACGTTACAGGTCCAGGCTCAGTTGTCTGCTCCACAACTCGACAGTGTCCGTAATCAACTAAAAGGTAGTCTGAACGATACCACTCGGGTAAAACTATTGTTGGAACTAGGTACGTTTAAACTTGATCTGGCCACCCAAACGAAAACGAATCAGGATAGCACCGTCCTGCTTTTTCAGCAGGCGTTGACCCTAAGTAATCAGCTTGGGCAGCAAAAATGGAAAGACGAAAGTCTGTATCAGCTGGGCACCTATTACCTCCGAAACAACAAGCTGGCAAAAGGGAAAGCGTACTTCACTCGAGTCATTAAAGCCTACCAGCAGGCGGGTAATAAAGCACAGGAAAGTAGAGCCTGGTTCAGGATGGGAACTGGAATTCTTAGAATAGGGGAAAACTACGCTGAAATTTTAAGCGCGTTTGGTCACGCGCTGGCCCTGGCAAACCAACTCGGCGATCGACAACAGGAAGCCACCATACGGTCGGCTATGGGCGATATGCATAGTATAATGGGTGAATTTAACGAGGCCGAAAAAGAGTACCTGCGTGTCCTGACGATCCAAAAAGCCATCGGCGATAAACGCATTTACAAAACGTACTTTTCCCTGTCAAACATCGGGTTCTATCGGGGCGATTTCAATAGTGCATTGTCGTATGCGCTAAAGATGATTAAAGCCGTAGAAACCAGTGGGAATACCGGTGAACTGGATTATGCGTACTTCAGGCTGGGAAACGTGTATTTTGAGTTAGGCCAGATCGATAAAAGTGTCGAAGCATACAGGAAGTCACTAGCTATCAGCAAGCAAAAAGGCCAGGTAATTGTCGATGTAGCTCTGGCTAAAAAGTTATCCAGAGCATTACTCAAACAGGGTAGAGCACAGGAAGCATTGCATTTTTTAACAACTATTGACCGAAAAAATCTGCCACTTATCATTGATGACAAAATGACAATGGCCGAAAGTTTTGGGGAGTGCTATGCCGCCTTAAAGCAATACAAACGGGCCGAAGCCTATTATTTAGAAAGCATTGCCTGGAGCAAAAAAACCGCGTCCTGGGTAGCCCTGGTTGCCAATATGGGCATTGGGCGATTTTATGTAGCCACAAGTCAGTACGCCAAAGCCAGCCCTTACCTTCAGAAATTATTGTCGGCTCCGCAGGGTCAAGTGCCTGCCAATATTCTCATGGAAGTGCATTTGATGCAGTTCAAAGTAGATTCTGCTGCAGGTCGGTATGTAGTCGCTATTGCGCAGTTTCAACAATATAAGGCGTTAAATGACTCCATTTTTAATGCGGGTAAAAGCAGGCAGATTAACGAGCTGGAAATTCAGTATGAAACAGAAAAAAAGGAGCAGCAAATACAGTTATTGACTGAAAAAGAACAGCGCCAGCAAAGTGAATTGAAACGGGCACAAACCACCCGCTATGGCTTCATTGCCGGGGCTATTCTGTTGGCGGGTCTGCTTGGCATGAGCTACAATCGGTACCGGCTAAAACAACGTAGTCATCAACTCCTAGAGGCTCAGCAGCAGGAAATCAACCTGAAAAACGATTCCCTCCGCCAAATACTCACCGAAAAAGATCAGCTTCTGGAGGAGAAAGAGTGGATGCTGAAAGAAATCCACCATCGGGTAAAAAACAATCTCCAGATTATCAGCAGTTTGCTCCATTCTCAAAGTGTCTTTTTGACCGACCCGACGGCACAGTCAGCCATCCGGGAAAGTCAGAACCGGGTTCACGCTATGGCGCTAATTCATCAGAAGCTGTATCAGTCCGACCGACTGGCCAACGTTGATCTATCGGAGTATATCGAAGAAATTGTTGACTACCTGATTACGAGCTTTGACCGTCAGGATACCATCCTTAAGCAGATTGCCGTGTCACCTGTTGGGTTAGACATAACGCTGGCCGTTCCATTGGGTCTACTCATAAACGAAGCGGTGACCAACTCACTAAAACACGCTTTCCCGTCAGAACAGGCCGGTTTTATCGCCGTTGAACTAACAAAACCTGATCGCAAAACCTACCGGCTTACGATCAGGGATAATGGCATTGGCTTACCTGTCGATGTTAACCCCGACCAAAGTCAAACGCTGGGTATGAGCTTAATTCGGGGATTGAGTAAACAGTTGAAGGGCACGCTTCAAATTGATCAGAACGACGGTGTACAGATAAGTTTGCTGTTTATGACGGAACAAGTAGACCACGAGACGTTCATCAACTCATAA
- a CDS encoding MFS transporter, translating into MPTHRPARDYRLYQIYAIIFIDVIVGSAVGPILPEFVKGLDRPQLWLAVGTALFLGMQLFSAPLLGKLSDGYGRRPIFIISAIGTFLADCLLLPVRVGYYFANRISDGTTNGMYATVRSAITDISPKENLFKNLGIEGAIVSLGFVIGPAASGLLLTTFDVVQGDQARVVAIMAVSLSSLNMILSWTLRETHPNPPGVEPAALKMELAQSLDVHTLWRRLLAKDNQYKGLKKLVLMQLALTLGLGYYFYFVTFVSFGALQLDARGISYFFMYFGALSVVISYVFYAYIADRINQRRGIFWLALLGVPILGGYGLVGTSMLWLYILVTIDCLTFSLIQGLIEGLMAQLTTDEDRGEIFGINQALQGVASFITTVVFGCLSLLDLRLPFGWFAACLAVVAWLAWERQP; encoded by the coding sequence ATGCCAACCCATAGGCCAGCCCGCGATTATCGGTTATACCAGATTTATGCCATCATTTTTATTGATGTCATAGTCGGCTCAGCGGTGGGGCCAATTTTACCGGAATTCGTAAAAGGATTGGATCGGCCGCAACTCTGGCTTGCCGTTGGTACAGCCCTGTTTCTGGGCATGCAACTATTCTCGGCTCCGTTGCTGGGCAAACTTTCCGACGGGTACGGCCGCCGACCTATCTTTATCATTTCGGCTATTGGTACGTTCCTGGCCGATTGCCTGTTGCTCCCAGTACGCGTTGGCTATTACTTCGCCAACCGGATAAGCGACGGCACCACAAACGGCATGTACGCCACGGTCAGGTCGGCGATTACAGATATTTCACCCAAAGAAAATCTGTTCAAAAACCTTGGTATCGAAGGCGCCATCGTTTCGCTCGGCTTTGTCATTGGCCCTGCAGCATCGGGTTTATTACTAACAACCTTCGACGTTGTGCAGGGCGATCAGGCAAGGGTGGTAGCCATCATGGCCGTTTCGTTATCCAGCCTGAACATGATTTTGAGTTGGACACTGCGCGAAACGCATCCAAATCCACCCGGTGTCGAACCGGCAGCGTTGAAAATGGAACTGGCACAGTCGCTTGACGTGCATACCCTATGGAGACGCCTGTTAGCCAAAGACAACCAGTATAAGGGGTTGAAAAAGCTGGTATTAATGCAACTGGCGTTGACACTTGGCCTTGGCTATTATTTCTACTTTGTCACCTTCGTCAGTTTCGGAGCGTTGCAACTGGATGCCAGAGGCATTTCGTATTTTTTCATGTATTTCGGGGCACTAAGTGTCGTTATCAGCTACGTGTTCTATGCATATATCGCCGACCGTATCAACCAGCGTCGGGGCATTTTCTGGCTTGCCCTTCTGGGTGTACCGATACTCGGTGGCTACGGGCTGGTGGGCACATCCATGCTATGGCTCTATATTCTGGTTACGATTGACTGCCTGACATTTTCACTCATCCAGGGATTGATTGAAGGACTGATGGCCCAACTCACAACCGACGAAGACCGGGGCGAGATCTTCGGGATTAATCAGGCCCTGCAAGGGGTAGCCAGTTTCATCACGACCGTAGTATTCGGGTGTTTATCGCTCCTCGACCTACGCCTGCCATTCGGATGGTTTGCGGCTTGTTTGGCTGTGGTGGCCTGGCTGGCCTGGGAACGGCAGCCATGA
- the tnpA gene encoding IS200/IS605 family transposase: MSYRQILYHIVFGTKRRNPTIDDAYCSELYQYIWGVIKNKNCKLFRINGVEDHIHILSDLHPSVALADFVKDIKVASSLWMKSSGLFPEFEGWAEGYGAFTYSVKERDRVINYIKKQKEHHQKVTFNDEYKSLLDEHEITYDEKYLFI; encoded by the coding sequence ATGAGTTATCGACAAATACTCTACCACATCGTTTTCGGAACAAAACGAAGAAATCCCACTATTGATGATGCGTACTGTTCAGAACTGTACCAATACATTTGGGGGGTCATTAAAAATAAGAATTGCAAATTGTTCAGAATAAATGGCGTGGAAGATCATATTCACATTCTCAGTGACCTACACCCATCAGTTGCATTGGCCGATTTTGTTAAGGACATTAAAGTTGCCAGTTCGCTATGGATGAAATCCAGCGGATTATTCCCTGAGTTCGAGGGATGGGCAGAGGGATATGGTGCCTTTACTTATTCGGTCAAAGAACGTGACCGGGTTATCAACTACATTAAAAAACAAAAAGAACACCATCAAAAAGTCACGTTCAACGACGAATACAAAAGCCTGTTGGACGAACACGAAATCACGTACGACGAAAAATACCTATTCATCTAA
- a CDS encoding helix-turn-helix domain-containing protein, translated as MSRKEKHIDLNESEQITLREGAKYHPKPEFREKCRALLLNQTGVTIKQIATHLDVNHNTVGTWINTWETAGIVGLNRKLGQGRNPILSVTNPRHIGHLDKAVDTHAQNVKAIQAELVKELNTPMSSDTVKRFLKK; from the coding sequence ATGAGCCGCAAAGAAAAGCATATCGATCTAAACGAATCAGAACAAATAACTTTACGGGAAGGGGCAAAATATCATCCTAAACCTGAATTTAGAGAAAAATGTCGAGCTCTTTTGTTGAACCAAACTGGTGTGACCATCAAACAAATTGCCACTCATCTAGATGTCAATCATAATACGGTCGGAACATGGATAAACACCTGGGAAACAGCAGGCATTGTTGGCCTAAATCGAAAACTAGGCCAAGGGCGTAACCCGATTTTGAGTGTTACTAATCCTCGTCATATCGGGCACTTAGACAAGGCAGTTGATACGCATGCGCAAAATGTGAAAGCCATTCAGGCCGAATTAGTCAAAGAATTGAATACCCCCATGAGTTCAGATACGGTCAAACGCTTTTTAAAAAAATAA
- a CDS encoding family 43 glycosylhydrolase: protein MILPKPDNSVRFLILLFLTICSLENIAQVQKKTYCNPMDISYRYNFEQLNEKISYRSGADPVIINHKKEYYLFVTIQGGWWHSKDLINWNYIVPDKWPMEDMCAPAALSVRDTMYLFQSTFEQRPIFYSTEPEKGKLKFLNRWMPRLPKDIGPWDPALFHDDDTDKWYMYWGSSNVYPLFGAELDKKRNLTYAGNNPAEAYKAMLWLDPYKHGWERFGPNHSDPFKPFTEGAWMTKYKGKYYLQYGAPGTEYNVYGNGTYVSKDPLGPFEYAPYNPVAYKPGGFATGCGHGNTFQDNFGNYWNTGTTWIGYNWGMERRIVMNPAGFDKDDQLFANTRFGDFPHYLATKAVPSQNGMETDELFTGWMLLSYRKPAVASSTLKASPTDTLSADRTTDEDPRTFWVANQNKPGETLTLDLGAERDVRAVQVDYIDYKQTVYDSDSTVYTQFKILTSTDNKKWTVAADLTKEPKRDRACAYVELDPRGDGKPVRARYVRYEHVYVAGSHLAINAFRVFGNGQGKVPATPATLTAKRQKDQRNADLSWSKVPGAVGYNIRWGIAPDKLYQNYQFWNDQPNTFELRALNVGVPYYFAIEAFDENGVSVLSKVVDDGSGLGKK, encoded by the coding sequence ATGATCCTACCTAAACCTGACAATTCCGTGCGATTTCTGATCCTGCTCTTTCTAACAATCTGTTCGCTTGAGAACATTGCTCAAGTCCAGAAAAAGACCTATTGCAACCCGATGGACATCAGCTATCGGTACAATTTTGAGCAACTGAACGAGAAAATCTCGTACCGCTCCGGGGCCGATCCGGTTATTATCAACCACAAAAAGGAGTATTATCTATTCGTAACCATTCAGGGCGGCTGGTGGCACTCAAAAGACCTGATCAACTGGAATTATATCGTGCCCGACAAGTGGCCGATGGAGGATATGTGCGCCCCGGCGGCTCTGTCGGTTCGCGATACAATGTATTTGTTCCAGTCTACCTTTGAGCAACGGCCTATTTTTTACTCGACCGAACCCGAAAAAGGTAAACTGAAATTTCTTAACCGCTGGATGCCGCGTTTGCCCAAAGACATTGGCCCCTGGGACCCCGCCCTGTTTCATGACGACGATACCGATAAATGGTATATGTACTGGGGTTCATCGAATGTGTACCCATTGTTTGGCGCCGAACTGGACAAGAAACGCAACCTCACCTATGCGGGTAATAATCCAGCCGAAGCCTACAAAGCCATGCTTTGGCTCGACCCTTACAAACATGGTTGGGAGCGTTTCGGCCCAAACCACTCCGACCCGTTCAAGCCCTTTACCGAAGGGGCCTGGATGACCAAATATAAAGGCAAATATTACCTTCAATATGGCGCTCCCGGCACGGAGTACAACGTGTATGGCAATGGCACCTATGTGAGTAAAGACCCACTCGGGCCGTTTGAGTATGCGCCTTATAACCCGGTAGCCTATAAACCCGGCGGCTTTGCCACGGGCTGCGGCCACGGCAACACGTTTCAGGATAACTTCGGCAACTACTGGAACACCGGCACAACCTGGATTGGGTATAACTGGGGAATGGAACGCCGGATTGTGATGAATCCGGCGGGTTTCGACAAAGACGACCAGCTATTTGCCAATACTCGTTTCGGCGATTTTCCGCATTATTTAGCCACAAAAGCTGTTCCCAGTCAGAATGGCATGGAAACCGATGAGCTGTTTACGGGCTGGATGCTCCTCTCCTACCGTAAGCCTGCCGTAGCCTCGTCGACCTTAAAAGCCTCACCCACTGATACACTGTCGGCAGACAGAACGACGGACGAAGACCCGCGTACGTTTTGGGTGGCTAATCAGAACAAACCCGGCGAAACGCTAACCCTCGATCTGGGGGCCGAACGCGATGTACGGGCCGTGCAGGTTGATTATATCGACTATAAACAAACCGTCTACGACTCCGACTCAACGGTGTATACGCAGTTCAAAATTCTGACCTCAACCGATAACAAAAAATGGACGGTTGCCGCCGATCTCACAAAAGAACCCAAACGCGACCGCGCCTGTGCGTATGTTGAGCTTGATCCCCGTGGAGACGGAAAACCCGTTAGGGCACGCTATGTGCGCTATGAACATGTCTATGTAGCTGGGTCGCATCTGGCAATCAACGCATTTCGGGTGTTCGGCAATGGTCAGGGGAAAGTACCCGCTACACCAGCGACCCTGACCGCCAAACGGCAAAAAGATCAGCGTAACGCCGACCTGTCCTGGAGCAAAGTACCGGGTGCGGTAGGCTACAACATCCGCTGGGGCATCGCTCCCGACAAACTCTATCAGAATTATCAGTTCTGGAACGACCAGCCCAACACCTTCGAACTGCGTGCCCTAAACGTTGGTGTCCCCTATTACTTCGCCATCGAAGCATTTGACGAAAATGGCGTATCGGTATTAAGCAAAGTGGTTGATGACGGGTCAGGGTTAGGGAAAAAGTAG
- a CDS encoding GNAT family N-acetyltransferase — MQFTFRNDQPDTALTLLREVGQWLVDNDRGLWNVDTLTPENLIDEYTKDNLFVMYADRGDGTDPEPAAVFILQWEDPLYWPDVEANTSGFIHKLAIRRLFSGQNLFAAIIDFSREECLKRGIKTLQLETDATRPKLMQFYERYGFQPTYQRDMQEFGQSFTCQFYVMTF; from the coding sequence ATGCAATTTACTTTTCGAAACGATCAACCCGATACGGCCCTTACATTACTTCGCGAAGTGGGCCAGTGGCTCGTTGACAACGACCGCGGTCTCTGGAACGTGGACACCCTCACGCCTGAAAACCTGATTGATGAATATACCAAAGACAATCTCTTCGTGATGTATGCCGACCGTGGCGATGGCACCGACCCGGAACCGGCAGCAGTTTTCATTCTCCAATGGGAAGATCCACTTTACTGGCCTGATGTGGAGGCTAATACCTCAGGCTTCATTCACAAATTAGCCATTCGGCGGCTATTCAGCGGGCAAAATCTATTCGCGGCCATTATCGACTTCAGTCGGGAAGAGTGCCTGAAACGGGGCATTAAAACGCTGCAACTCGAAACAGATGCCACTCGCCCTAAACTTATGCAGTTTTATGAACGATACGGCTTCCAACCGACTTATCAACGAGACATGCAGGAATTCGGACAGTCGTTTACCTGCCAGTTTTATGTAATGACATTTTAA
- a CDS encoding IS630 family transposase, with amino-acid sequence MYADKYERWKLLLTLWLLGYIELYFGDESGFTMQPYVPYAWQKKGLTQRRFARRQNNRLNVFGLMSLSGQLTVYHSEANLDGAFIKNCLDDFARKVHPKPYVIVLDNGPIHHAKVVKTEFDTWESQGLSIFYLPTYSPHLNPIEILWRFCKYKWLNKTHYKSWSTLKLAS; translated from the coding sequence ATGTATGCCGATAAATACGAACGCTGGAAATTACTTCTAACACTCTGGCTACTAGGCTACATAGAACTTTATTTTGGGGATGAGTCCGGTTTTACGATGCAGCCCTATGTGCCCTATGCCTGGCAAAAAAAAGGGCTAACTCAACGCCGATTTGCTCGGCGGCAGAACAATCGGTTAAATGTCTTTGGGCTCATGAGTTTATCGGGTCAGTTAACGGTTTATCACAGTGAAGCCAATTTGGACGGTGCCTTTATTAAGAATTGTTTGGATGATTTTGCTCGAAAAGTACACCCTAAACCTTACGTAATTGTACTGGATAATGGCCCTATTCATCATGCAAAAGTGGTTAAAACCGAATTTGATACTTGGGAAAGCCAAGGTCTATCCATTTTTTATTTACCTACCTACAGTCCTCATCTGAATCCCATTGAAATTCTGTGGCGCTTCTGCAAATATAAGTGGCTTAACAAAACGCATTATAAAAGCTGGTCAACCTTAAAGCTAGCTAGCTAG